From a single Xiphophorus maculatus strain JP 163 A chromosome 5, X_maculatus-5.0-male, whole genome shotgun sequence genomic region:
- the LOC102230400 gene encoding uncharacterized protein LOC102230400: protein MKFENVLAEVNGFGRFQIRTLLLLVIPRVTLPFHFLLNNFITVIPSHHCNISSLDDGERFRSLSLEDKLVASIPLQSDGSPSFCQMFAEPQYHLLYNSTNTTDLPTIPCQNGWVYDNSIFKSTLATEWDLVCDKRSVNRATATIFFMGVMVGAAAFGYLSDRFGRKRTLLVSYIITTIFGFASAFSYNFAMFAAMRFFTGFGISGVSIVSIVLCVEWVGIKHRTSVGVLMSLDWSFSTILLPGVAYFVNDWRYLTATVTSPLLLAMITWWWLPESARWLISNGKVNSAHFYLTKCAKSNRREEFMADLKPEILSKVILVEDENRKYSYMDLVKTPRMRRLALLTGIVWFGVACVYYGISLNVPGFGVDIYLTQFIYGITEIPAKIFIVFFLNKLGRRLTQAGTLALTGLCLFCNIFIPQDLWAARTVFGASGKMFAEAAFTTVFLYTTELYPTVLRQNGLGFSSFTARIGVSLSPLVMILEDIWSYLPNIIFTLVACVASVSASFLPETLNVRLPETIEDIEQTRRRSIPTSDEKAAPRPIALQKDATMKFENVLADINGFGKFQIMIIAINFLGRFTLPCHFMLNNFIAAIPAHHCDLSSLDDFLNLSQAERITVSIPVETDRSPSSCRMFAKPQYHLLLNSSDVTDASTVPCQNGWVYDNTTFRSTITSEWDLVCDRRGKNKATATIFFVGVMFGAIAFGSLSDRFGRRIMLLVSYVSGMLFAIASAFSTTYVMFAVLRFFTGFCITGIVIVSSALCVEWVDIEHRKLVGVIDSLSWTFGNTVFAAIAYFVTDWRWLTLSVTSPLILAIITWRWMPDSARWLIANGKLEQAQIYLKKCAKINQREDFIHTLKAETLSTIVDKGARGRTYTYLDLIRTPKMRKLSLQTGFLWFCIATTFYGISFNITGFGLNIYLTQFTYAVIELPAKLSVYYLLDKIGRRSTEVGALLLSALCLGINIVMPKDMSAARTVVAIVGKGFSSASFGTVVLYSSELYPTVVRQNGMGYNSFMGRFGVAASPLILLLDEVWKELPQVVLCSTALLGGLVARTMAETRNRCLPETIEDIERNAV from the exons TTGCTGGTCATTCCTCGTGTGACTTTGCcatttcacttcctgcttaATAACTTCATCACGGTGATTCCTTCTCACCACTGCAACATCAGTTCGTTAGACGATGGAGAAAGATTCAGGAGTTTATCTCTTGAAGACAAGCTTGTTGCTAGCATTCCTTTACAGAGTGATGGGAGCCCGAGCTTCTGTCAGATGTTTGCAGAGCCTCAGTACCACCTGCTGTATAACTCTACCAACACCACAGATCTACCTACGATTCCATGCCAGAACGGTTGGGTTTATGACAACAGCATCTTTAAATCGACTCTCGCCACTGAG tGGGACCTGGTTTGTGATAAGAGAAGTGTGAACAGAGCTACAGCCACCATCTTCTTCATGGGGGTTATGGTTGGAGCAGCAGCTTTTGGCTATCTTAGTGACAG GTTTGGACGGAAAAGAACACTTCTGGTGTCCTACATAATAACCACCATCTTTGGTTTTGCAAGTGCTTTCTCTTATAATTTTGCCATGTTTGCTGCCATGAGATTTTTCACCGGATTTGGGATTTCTGGAGTCAGTATAGTCTCCATTGTTCTAT GTGTAGAATGGGTCGGAATCAAGCATCGTACCTCGGTGGGagtcttaatgagtttggactGGAGTTTTTCAACGATTCTGTTGCCCGGTGTGGCCTACTTTGTGAACGACTGGAGATACCTGACTGCCACTGTGACCAGCCCACTGCTGCTGGCTATGATCACTTGGTG GTGGCTCCCAGAGTCTGCCAGATGGTTGATAAGTAATGGAAAAGTGAATAGTGCTCATTTTTACCTGACTAAGTGTGCAAAATCCAACCGCAGAGAGGAGTTCATGGCTGACCTAAAGCCTGAG ATTCTCTCCAAAGTAATACTTGTTgaggatgaaaacagaaaatactccTATATGGATCTTGTGAAGACTCCCAGAATGAGACGACTTGCTCTACTAACTGGCATTGTTtg GTTTGGAGTGGCCTGCGTCTATTATGGAATCAGCTTAAATGTTCCTGGGTTTGGAGTGGACATCTATCTCACGCAATTCATCTATGGCATCACTGAAATCCCAGCGAAAATCTTCATCGTTTTCTTTTTGAACAAATTAGGCCGAAGATTGACTCAAGCCGGAACACTTGCTCTCACAGGGCTGTGTTTGttctgcaacattttcatcCCTCAGG atttgtGGGCAGCAAGGACAGTTTTTGGAGCTTCAGGCAAGATGTTTGCAGAAGCAGCTTTTACAACTGTGTTCCTATACACAACAGAGCTTTATCCAACTGTCTTGAG GCAAAACGGACTTGGTTTCAGCTCTTTCACTGCTCGCATTGGTGTGTCTCTATCACCCCTGGTGATGATTCTTGAGGACATCTGGTCTTATCtaccaaatataatttttaccTTGGTGGCTTGCGTTGCATCTGTGTCAGCTTCTTTTCTTCCTGAGACACTAAACGTCCGTCTCCCGGAGACCATCGAAGACATTGAACAGACAag AAGACGATCAATTCCGACATCTGATGAGAAAGCAGCTCC AAGACCCATCGCACTGCAGAAAGACGCAACAATGAAGTTTGAGAATGTTCTTGCTGATATTAATGGATTTGGAAAATTTCAGATAATGATTATTGCTATCAACTTCCTGGGTCGCTTCACGCTTCCTTGCCACTTCATGCTGAATAATTTTATCGCAGCAATACCAGCTCATCACTGTGACCTCAGCTCGCTAGATGACTTTCTGAATTTATCTCAGGCAGAAAGAATTACTGTGAGTATCCCAGTTGAGACAGACAGGAGTCCCAGCTCCTGTAGGATGTTTGCAAAGCCTCAGTATCACCTGCTGCTCAACTCTTCTGATGTTACTGATGCGTCCACTGTGCCATGCCAGAATGGATGGGTGTACGACAACACAACCTTCAGATCAACAATAACCTCAGAG TGGGACCTTGTGTGTGACAGAAGaggtaaaaacaaagcaacagcCACCATCTTCTTTGTTGGAGTAATGTTTGGAGCCATAGCCTTTGGAAGTCTAAGTGACAG GTTTGGCCGCAGGATCATGCTCCTGGTGTCATATGTATCTGGCATGCTGTTTGCTATAGCAAGCGCCTTTTCTACGACCTATGTGATGTTTGCAGTGTTGAGGTTCTTCACTGGGTTCTGCATCACTGGCATTGTCATCGTCTCATCCGCTCTCT GTGTGGAGTGGGTGGACATTGAACACAGGAAACTGGTTGGAGTCATTGATAGTTTATCCTGGACATTTGGCAACACAGTATTTGCAGCAATTGCTTACTTTGTGACTGACTGGCGTTGGCTCACTCTAAGTGTTACATCGCCTTTAATCTTGGCCATCATCACTTGGAG GTGGATGCCTGACTCAGCGAGGTGGCTCATTGCCAATGGAAAACTGGAGCAGGCTCAGATATACCTGAAGAAATGtgccaaaataaatcaaagagaAGATTTCATTCACACACTAAAAGCAGAG aCCTTATCCACAATTGTAGACAAGGGGGCAAGAGGACGAACTTATACATACCTCGACTTGATTCGAACACCTAAGATGAGGAAACTATCTCTGCAAACTGGCTTCTTATG GTTTTGTATTGCTACGACATTTTACGGCATCAGCTTCAACATCACGGGCTTTGGCTTGAATATTTACCTTACTCAATTTACCTATGCTGTAATTGAGTTGCCAGCCAAACTATCAGTTTACTATTTGCTGGATAAAATCGGCAGGCGCAGCACTGAGGTGGGAGCTTTGTTGTTGTCTGCACTCTGCCTTGGAATCAACATTGTCATGCCAAAAG ATATGTCTGCGGCCAGAACAGTTGTTGCCATTGTTGGCAAGGGGTTTTCTTCAGCTTCCTTTGGAACGGTTGTGCTGTACAGTTCAGAGCTGTATCCAACTGTAGTTAG GCAAAATGGAATGGGCTACAACTCATTTATGGGTCGGTTTGGCGTTGCTGCGTCTCCTCTGATCCTGTTACTAGATGAGGTTTGGAAGGAACTTCCGCAGGTGGTCTTGTGCTCAACAGCTTTACTGGGAGGACTGGTGGCAAGGACTATGGCAGAGACACGTAACAGGTGTCTGCCAGAGACAATTGAAGACATTGAAAGAAACGCAGTTTAA